The Agrobacterium larrymoorei sequence TGGACATTTTAAACTCCGGGAATGTACTGAATTGAATTGTTAGTTTTGTGGGGCGGGACTGATCGAGCTTTGCGCGGCTTCGGCAACATGCAGGCCGCATTCGCGCTTCTCGTCATTTTCCCACCACCAGCGTCCGGCACGCTCTGGTTCGCCGGGCTTGATGGCGCGGGTACAGGGCTCACAGCCGATAGACGGGTACCCGCGTGCATGGAGTGGATTGACGGGAATGTTTTCCGCCGCGACATGGGCCTTGATCGTATCGATGTCCCAGTCCGCAAGCGGATTGATCTTAATGAGGTTGCGCTCAGCGTCATACTCGGCAAACGGCGTGGAGGCTCGATTGCCTGATTGTCCCCGGCGCAGGCCTGTTATCCAGAAACCAGCACCGTCAAGCGCTTTAGCCAAGGGAATGAGCTTGCGCACATGGCAGCAGGCGTGGCGCGCCTCGACGCTCTCGTAAAAGCCATTCAGGCCATATTTCTCAGCATAGGCGTCAATATCGTCCTGCTCTGGATAGAAGCGGGTGATCGTCAGACCATAGCGGTCTTCCGTTTCTTCCATCAAACGAACCGTCTCGGCAAAGAGACGCCCAGTTTCAAGCGTGGCGACGTCGATAGGCAAGCGATGCGTGCCGATCGCGGCAGTAATGACCTGATCTTCGATGCCGAGGCTGGTGGTAAAGACCGCCCGCGACCCAAGGCCAGAGACAAAGGCAAGTCTCTCAACGAGGTTGAGATCCTTCAGAGTCGCATCAAGCGACGTCGCGTTGTGGCTGGAAATGGTCTGCGGGGGCGTATTGATCGTCATTTCTCGATTCCGAAACTCTAGTGTCCCGATAATCGCCGAAAGATGCCATTTGTGACAGAAACCAGCATGCTTCTGTCGAACGCTAATGAGCAAATATCTCTCTTGCGGCGTGCTTATGCGCAAAAGAGTCCCAAAAGAGCGAAGTAGCGCCCAAATCAATCCGGCGAATTAAGCCTCGTTCGGCCCGAATTGCAAGATAGATCGCGATATTTTCTCTAATTTTTATAGACTTTTTCTTTGCTGAGCCACCTCGAGTTCGTCTGTCTGGAATGTTTGAAGCGCAATAACATTCCGATCACGCAATTTTTTTACGCGTGATCTCGCAAAATAGGGCAAAATTGTGAACCAGTTTTGCGCAGCTCGGTCTTTTGGCGCATGACTTGTTCCGCCATTCTTTTCCTCGGCGGCGTGTTTCGTATTGTCGGAATGGGCGTCAGGGAAACACTTTTGCGAATAAATCGCACCTGATTGACCCCACAGCCTCAACCGCTACTGTGAGGCCGAACGCATCCAGGAGGGTAGTGATGTCGAAATTTCTTTCCAGCCTCAGCGCCGTCGCGCTCAGCCTGTCTGTCACATTGGGTGCTGTCGGACCGGCCTTGGCCGAAACGAAGCTTCTCAACGTGTCTTATGATCCGACGCGAGAACTTTACAAGGACTTCAACGAGGCCTTCGCCAAGAAGTGGAAGGCCGATACGGGTGAGGATGTCACCATCCAGCAGTCGCATGGCGGCTCAGGCAAGCAGGCCCGCTCCGTTATCGACGGACTCGAGGCCGATGTCGTCACGCTTGCGCTACAGAGCGATATTGACGCCATCGTCAAGAACAGCGGCAAGATCAATCCTGACTGGCGCACGCGCCTGCCGCACAATTCCTCACCCTATACGTCCACTATCGTTTTCCTCGTCCGCAAGGGAAACCCAAAGGGCATCCATAACTGGGGCGATCTGGTGAAGGGTGACGTGCAGATCGTGACGCCAAATCCCAAGACGTCGGGTGGCGCGCGCTGGAACTATCTTGCAGCCTGGGCCTGGGCGAATGAAGAATTCAAAGGCGACCAGGATAAGATCAAGGCTTATGTGGGCGAACTCTACAAGCGTGCTCCGGTTCTGGATACAGGGGCCCGCGGTTCCACTGTGACCTTTGCTCAGCGCCAGATCGGCGACGTTCTGTTGGCGTGGGAAAACGAAGCCTATCTCGCCGGACAGGAATTCGGTGCGGATGCTTTCGAAATCGTCGTTCCACCGATCTCCATTCTGGCCGAACCGCCAGTCGCGGTGGTCGATGCCAACGTGGATGCCAAGGGAACCCGCAAGGTGGCCGAGGCCTATCTGCAGTATCTCTACTCGGATGAGGGCCAGAATATCGCGGCCAAGCATTTCTATCGTCCGAGCAACCCATCCGTTGTCTCCAAGGATCTCCTGAAGCAGCTGCCGGATATCAAGCTCGTCACCATCGATGATCCGATCTTCGGCGGATGGGCCAAGGCACAGCCGGAACACTTCGGCGATGGCGGCATCTTCGACCAGATTTACAAGCCTGCCAAGTAAGTGGATGATGTGCAAACGATTGGGCGGCCTGGTGCCGCCCGGCGATGAGCAGATTGGATCGACTGGCTTCACGGCCGGTCGATAGCGCATATGATGGCTCGTCAAGCCATCAGTTTACCCGGAGCCTCGATGAGCAATACCCCATCGCAAAGCGGATGGAAGTGGCGTCAGTCTAGCGTCTTGCCAGGATTTGGCCTGACGCTCGGTTACACGATTACCTATCTTTTTCTCATTATTCTCATTCCCCTCGGCGGCCTCATATGGTCCACGGCCCAACTCGGATTTTCCGAATTCCTGGCCATTGCCACCGACAGCAGAACCTTGAATGCGCTGCGCATCAGTTTCGGCACGGCCTTCATCGCAGCGCTCGTCAACGCGTTCTTCGGCGTCATCATCGCCTGGGTACTGGTACGCTATCGCTTCCCAGGGCGTCGCTTCGTCGATGCGATCGTTGATCTGCCTTTCGCATTGCCGACTGCGGTAGCAGGTATTGCACTGACGACGCTCTATTCCAATCGCGGTTGGATCGGCTCACTGTTCGAACCGCTTGGCATCAAGATTGCGTTCACTCCAATTGGCATTGTCATTGCTCTGATCTTCATCGGCTTGCCCTTTGTCGTGCGCACCGTGCAGCCGGTGATGGAAGAAATCGACCGTCAAGTTGAAGAGGTTGCAGCCACGCTCGGCGCCAACCGTTTCCAGACGATCACCCGCATTCTGCTGCCTGGTCTCGTTCCCGCCATTCTCACGGGTTTCGCGCTCGCCTTTGCACGCGGCGTCGGGGAATATGGCTCCGTCATCTTTATTGCCGGCAACATCCCCTATGTGTCGGAAATCGCTCCGCTCCTGATCGTCATCCGGCTTGAGGAATTCAACTATGCGGGCGCGACGTGCATCGCCACCATCATGCTGATCATCTCCTTTGCGATGCTCTTCGTCATCAATCTCATTCAGGCCTGGAGCCGCAAGAGGTATGGTTATGCCTGATAAAGCTCAAACCCTTCCCTCCAGGCCGTTCCGCGATCCGGCAAGCGAGGGGCTGCCAGCAAAGCTTGCCCTTTTTCTTGTGGTCTTCCTTTTCTTGGCGCTGTTTCTTGTGCTGCCTCTGGTGGCCGTCTTCGTCGAAGCCTTCCGCAAAGGTGTGGAATCCTTCTGGGAAGCGATCGTAGAGCCGGATGCGCTCGCCTCCATTCGCCTGACGCTTCTGGTCGCTGCCATCTCTGTGCCGCTCAATCTGATCTTCGGGGTGGCTGCCGCCTGGGCCATCGCCAAGTTCGAGTTCAAGGGCAAGGCTTTCCTCATCACCTTGATCGACCTGCCATTTTCCATCTCACCGGTGATTTCCGGCCTCGTCTATGTCATCCTGTTTTCTTCCCACAGTGTGCTCGGACCCTGGCTGAAGAGCTATGGCATCGAAATCCTGTTTGCCGTGCCCGGCATCGTGCTTGCGACCGTCTTTGTCACTTTTCCCTTCGTTGCCCGCGAACTGATCCCATTGATGCAGGATCAGGGAACCGGAGACGAGGAGGCCGCGATTTCGCTGGGTGCCTCTGGCTGGCAGACCTTCTGGTATGTGACTTTGCCGAACATCAAATGGGGTCTGCTCTACGGCGTACTGTTGTGTAACGCCCGCGCCATGGGCGAGTTCGGCGCCGTTTCGGTGGTGTCCGGTCATATTCGCGGCGAGACCAACACCATGCCGCTGCATGTCGAAATTCTCTATAACGAGTACAATATCGGAGCCGCCTTTGCTGTCGCCACGCTGCTGGCCGGTCTTGCGCTTGTTACCCTTGTACTCAAAACCATTCTCGAAATACGCTTTGGCGCGGGCAACGCTGCCGGCAAGCATTGAAGGGCATATCTATGGAAGTGAAGGTTTCCGGCATTACCAAGCAGTTCGATCGCTTCCCGGCGTTGAACGACGTGTCGCTCAATATCCGTTCCGGCGAACTGATCGCATTGCTCGGTCCCTCCGGGTCCGGCAAGACGACGCTTCTGCGGCTTATCGCAGGCCTCGAGCAGCCAACCGCGGGACAGATTTTCTTTGGCGATGAGGATGCCTCGCATCGTTCCGTGCAGGAGCGCAATGTCGGCTTCGTCTTCCAGCACTACGCGCTGTTTCGCCATATGACGGTTGCCGAAAATATTGCCTTCGGCCTCAAGGTACGACCGTCTGCAACACGGCCGCCAAAAGCAGAAATCCGCAGAAGAGTCTCAGAACTGCTGGACATGGTTCATCTGTCCGGGTTGGAGAAACGTTATCCAAACCAGCTATCCGGCGGCCAGCGTCAGCGTGTCGCGCTTGCGCGCGCCGTTGCCATTGAGCCGCGGGTTTTGCTTTTGGATGAACCCTTCGGTGCTTTGGATGCCAAGGTGCGCAAGGAGCTTCGTCGTTGGCTTCGCGAGTTTCACGATCGCACAGGCCACACGACCGTTTTCGTCACCCATGATCAGGAAGAAGCCCTGGAACTGGCTGACCGCGTGGTGGTGATGAGCCAGGGCAAGATCGAGCAGGTTGGCACGGCGGACGATGTCTACGACACGCCGAACTCCCCCTTCGTCTTTTCGTTCATTGGCGAATCCTCCAGCCTTCCGGTCAAGATCCAGACTGGCCAAATCCTGTTTCAACAGGAGAGCGCCGGTCTTGCTGAAGGCGGCGATGGAGAGGGCGATCTGTTCTTCCGTCCGGAAGATGTGGTGCTGACGCAAGAGCGCGACGCGCTTTACGGGAAGGTCACCACCTGTCGTCGCCTCGCTGGGACCCGCATTGCGGAAGTCGATATCGCCAATAACGGCCACGCGCCCTACCATCTGGAGATCGAGGTGCCGCTCGACGCATCTGTTTCGGTCGGTAACGAGGTGCGCTTTCGCCCGACCCGCTGGCAGGTCTTTCGCAAGTAAATACAACGAAGAAACGGAAAAGGGCCGCTTCGAGCGGCCCTTCCATGAGTTTGGTCACTGTTTCAGACCCGAAACGTTTTGCAACGTTTCGAAGGGAAGGCGGATCAGGCCGAGGGCTGCCTCGTCAAAATCAAATCCTTTCCATTGCCTGCTACGAAGACCGAAATCTCACTAGACATTGGATCACCTTCCTTTCTCTACGTTGAACATAGTACGAAGGTAATCCGATTCGCGCCGATTGCAAGAGGGGCGCCCTTATATCGATGTCGTCACCCGAACAAGCTGTGATAGTCCGCAAACGGCAGCGTGACGCACAGAAAGCCAGCCGTGTTGCCGGGCGCCGACGCCAAGTCTCTGATATTACGCGCTGACGCGCATCACGATCTTGCCGATATGGCTGCTGCTTTCCATCAGCCGGTGACCCTCCGCAACCTGATCAAAATCGATCACGTCATGAATGACAGGGGCCACCTTGCCGCTTTCCAGCAGCGGCCAGACTTGCTCGACGAGTTCATCGCGGATGGCGCGCTTTTCGTCCGCGGTGCGCGGCCGCATGGTCGATCCGGTCACAGTGAGGCGCTTGACCATGATGGGGCGCAGATCGACCTTCTCAGCAATCGTGCCACCCAGGAAGGCGATGATGGACAGGCAGCCATCCTTGGCGAGCGAGACGATGTTCTTTTCGAAATAGGAGGCGCCGATCATGTCGAGGATCACATCGACGCCCTTGCCGCCGGTCACCTCTTTGACGACCGCGGCGAAATCGTCCTCGCGGTAATTGATCGCTCGCTTGGCGCCGAGTTTCTCACAGGCGTCGCATTTCTCTTTCGAGCCCGCAGTGGTATAGACCTCCGCACCAAAGGCTTTGGCGAGCTGGATCGCCGTTGTGCCAATGCCGCTGCTGCCACCGTGGATGAGAACGCTCTCGCCTTCGGTAAGGCCCGCCATCTGGAAGAGGTTGGCCCATACGGTGAAGAAGGTTTCCGGCACAGCCGCCGCCTTGACCGCATCATAGCCAGTCGGGAAGGGCAGCGCCTGGCCCGCGGGCACCACGCAGTACTCAGCATAGCCGCCGCCATTGGCAAGCGCGCAGACCCGGTCGCCAATCTGGAAATCACTGACACCTTCGCCGAGCGCAACGACTTCTCCGGCGACCTCAAGTCCTAGAATCGGGCTGGCATCTTTGGGGGCTGGGTAATTCCCTTGACGCTGCGCGACATCCGGTCGGTTGATACCCGCGGCCTGAACCTTCACCAGAAGCTCTCCGGCCTTGGGTGAGGGCAAAGGCCCGTTTGAAAACGTCATGACCTCAGGTCCGCCAAAGCTCGGCAGATCGACAAAACGCATGGTGGACGGCAGTGACACGGGTGGCCTCCTCAAAGCTTTCTTACAGTCAGCTAAACTTAGGTGACCCGGGTGGCTTATGAAAGACGGCGTAATGCCGCTCCCGTCATTTCGTCTCGCCGTGGCTGCAGATGACGAGACCGGCATCGCTTCGCTTGGCCGCCTTCTTGATGTTGGCGATTTCGGCGCCGATACCCTCTGGATTGCCGATCAACATGCCCTTTGGCAGTTGAAGGACGCCGATGGAGCAACGCAGAAGCGCAAATTCCCGCTCGTTGCCGAAGCGGTCGAAGCCCTTGATCTGTCCCGCGAGACGATCTTCTTCCGAATACAGCGAGATGACATCGTCGTGGAAATCGCTGAGCAACCGCTCCAGAATTTCCGTCACCTCGTCCTTCGTCCAGTCGCGAACGCCAATGAAGAAATCGTCGCCGCCGATATGGCCGAGGAAGCAATCGCCGGAGAAGAAGTATCGTTTCATCAGCGCCGAAAACAGGCTGATCGCGTGGTCGCCGACATGGAAACCGTATTTGTCGTTAAAGGGTTTGAAGTTGTCGAAGTCGCAATAGCAGAAGAAGCGATCCTCATCGCTATCCCGGCAGGATTCTTCGATGAAGCCGCTGATCGCCCGGTTGCCGGGAAGTGCGGTCAGGGGGTTCTGCTCCTGCGCCAGCTTCAATTGCTTTTCGTTGATGACCTTGATCAGCGATGCGGCCGAGACGACGCCGACATAGCGCATGTTTTCGGTGAGGATCACGCAGGCACTGCCGCCCATGTTAGCGAAGATGTTCATCAGCCGATCCGCATCCGCATCCAGCCCGACGATCGGGGCGCGATCGACAAAATGCGAGATCGTCCGCTCATAGACCTTGTTCTTCAAGAGATCGCGGCCAAAGGGCTGATAAATATATTCCTTCAGGTGATACTCGTTGATCACCCCGCGCGGTTCGCCATTGGCGTTGAGAACGGGGAAAAAAGCCTGCTCCGGATTGCGGCGGAACAGTTCGAAGACGCTGTCGATGCTGTCATTTTCATAGACGGTTGGCAGGTGCTCGATCTGGCGGCGGATCAGGATCTCATCGAGCGTCTGTCGGTTGCGCCGGGTTTCTCCGAGCAGTTGGAGATGCGGAAACGAGGTCTGCAATTCCTTGACAAAGGTGGTGGGGCGGGAGACGAACCAGCCTTGGACCAGATCGACGCCCATCTCCCGGCAGGCGAGGAATTCCGCTTCCGTTTCTATGCCTTCTGCTATGACGCGTACGCCGAGCACATGGGCGATGTTGACGATGTTCTTGACCATGTGCCGCTTGCGCGGATTACGCTCGACATCCTGGATGAAGTAGCGATCGATTTTCAGGTAATCGACATCGAAATCGCAAAGCAGCTTCATCTCGCCGTGACCGACGCCAAAATCGTCGATGGCGAGCTTGAAGCCTTCCTTGCGCATACGGTTGATCAGGGTGCTAAACTCGGGCACGCTGGTATTGTCGAAGCGTTCCGACAGCTCGAAGCAGATAGAGGAGGGCGGGATTTTGGCCTGTGCCAGTTGTTCCAGCAGCTTGTCCAAAATGATGTCGCCATAGCGTATCAGCCGGACATCGAGATTGAGAAACAGGGTGGCGGAGGAGAGATCCGGGAGCGTAGAAAACTTGGCGAGAGCGCGGCTCGCAATCATCTTTTCCAATTCGACAAGCTGCCCATCGGCTTCAACGTGATCGAGAAGTTCGAGAGGGTTGGAAAAGCCGATGCGGTCATATCCGCGCATCAAGGACTCATAACCGAAGACCGTGCCGGTCGTCGCTTCGACAATTGGTTGGAACGCGCACTCGAGTACCAGCTTCGCCATCGAAATCATCTGGCCGCTGGCAAACCGTCTTATGATAGTTGGCTCGGCATTCATCGAAACCACGCGCTCTCTCCACCATTGCACATCGGTTTGTGGCGACGCCACATAGACCTACGTTTTTAAGCGGGAGTGTGGAGAGAACTCCTCAATGAAAACTTTACGGCAGATGAAACTTTGATGACAGTTTAACGTCCGGCTTGATGCTGCGGAGGCGAGCCAGTCAATCAGCGCCTGTGAGTGTTGTGGAGAGCATAAAGCTCTGCGACGTTGACGGCCTCACCATCTCTATTGCGGCCAACGAGATTAGGCTTTTCTACGTGCTGCGTCTCTGCCCATAGCTTTAGCGCTGCGCGCACAACTTCACTGCTTGATGCATAAGCACCACGAGCCACGGCTTCGTGCATCTTTGCGGCCTGCTCTGGAGAGATCGATACGGTCAACAATGGCATGGTAGTCCTCCCTATTTCCAAGCTGCGGAATTTTTCCCGTCAGCCGTATGGCCGCCATGGGGTCGCGATGCGGCACATAATATTGTCACATCGCCAGATGGCGGTCGGAGCAAACGCGGTAGCTCGCGGTTGGTTCCAGATGATATTCACTGAACGACGAAGAGCTTCCGGCATGCGATCGCTTCGCGCTTCGATATGCCGCAAAGCAGTCGGATGCTTGTCGCATTTTTTATTGATTGATCAGTCAATCAATAATAATAAAGGCACAAAGGAGATCGTTATGCCCAAAGTCGGAATGGAGCCATTGCGGCGCAAAGCGCTGGTCGATGCAGCTCTACGCACCATAGGCCATCATGGTTCGCTGAATGTGACGATGTCGGACATCGCACGAGAGGCGGGCGTTTCGGCGGCCCTCGCGCACCATTACTTCGGCAGCAAGCAGCAACTCCTGCTGGAGACGATCCGCAGCCTGTTGCGGGATTTGCGGCGGGATGCAATTGCGGCGTTGACACGGGCCTCCGGTGCGCGCGAGCGCCTCAGCGCCATCGTGCGGGTGTCGTTTCAAAGCGACCAGTTCACCCAGGAAACGGTGGCGGCGTGGCTGGCCTTTTATGTCGAGGCGCAGCGCTCGGAAGAAACCCGCCGTCTTCTCGTCGTCTATACCAAGCGCCTTCGCTCCAACATCATGCATAGCCTCGGTCGTCTTTGCCCGCCCGACGACGCGGCAAGGATTGCGGAAGGGGCAGCAGCGCTGATCGACGGGCTTTATATTCGCCACAGTCTGCATGCCGCACCGCTTGGCATCTCCGCCGCGGGCGCTCTGGTCGAAGATTACTTCGACGTGCAGCTGAAACGCTTTTTGGACAACAAGCCGTCCACCCGCATTCTTTGAGGATACTGATCATGACGTTGAAAGCCCAGCCGAAAGCCTCGCATTTCATCGATGGCGACTATGTTGAAGACGACAAGGGAACGCTGATCGAAAGCATCTATCCGGCGACCGGTGAAGTCATTGCGCGCCTTTATGCGGCGACCCCTGCCATTGTCGAGCGGGCAATCGCCTCGGCGAAGCGCGCCCAGAAAGAATGGGCGGCGATGAGCCCGACGGCACGCGGGCGTATCCTGCGCCGTGCTGCAGACATTATGCGCGAGCGCAACCGCGAGCTTTCCGAACTTGAAACGCTCGACACCGGCAAGCCTATTCAGGAAACCATCGTTGCTGATCCGACCTCCGGGGCTGATTGCTTCGAATTCTTTGGCGGCATCGCGCCATCTGCGTTGAACGGCGATTACATTCCGCTTGGCGGCGATTTTGCCTATACCAAGCGTGTCCCGCTGGGTGTCTGCTTCGGTATCGGCGCCTGGAACTACCCCCAACAGATCGCCTGCTGGAAAGCGGCGCCTGCGCTCGTCGCTGGCAACGCCATGGTCTTCAAGCCATCGGAAAACACCCCGCTGGGCGCCTTGAAGATTGCCGAAATTCTCATCGAAGCGGGACTGCCGAAAGGTCTCTTCAACGTCATTCAGGGGGATCGCGATACCGGCCCGCTCCTCGTCAACCATCCAGATATCGCCAAGGTGTCATTGACCGGCTCGGTTCCTACGGGCCGCAAGGTCGCTGCCGCGGCTGCGGGCCATCTGAAGCATGTGACGATGGAACTTGGCGGCAAGTCGCCGCTCATCGTCTTCGACGACGCCGATATCGAAAGTGCGGTTGGCGGCGCCATGCTCGGCAATTTCTATTCCTCTGGGCAGGTCTGCTCCAATGGCACGCGCGTCTTCGTTCAGCGAGGTGCAAAACAGCGTTTCCTCGACAATCTCAAAAGCCGCACCGACGCCATGATTATTGGCGACCCCATGGATGAGACAACCCAGATCGGCCCGCTCGTCTCGAAGGCGCAGCAGGAAAAGGTCCTGGCCTATATGGAGAAGGGCAAGGCAGAAGGCGCGACGCTCGTGAGCGGAGGCGGCATTCCCAACAATGTCTCCGGCCAGGGCTATTACGTGCAGCCCACCGTCTTTGCCGATGTGAAGGACGACATGACGATTGCCCGCGAGGAGATCTTCGGGCCTGTGATGTGCGTACTCGATTTCGACGATGAAGACGAGGTCATTGCCCGCGCCAACGCGACCGAATTCGGTCTCGCGGGCGGCGTCTTCACGGCCGATCTGTCGCGTGCGCATCGCGTCGTCGATCAGCTGGAAGCCGGGACGCTCTGGATCAACACCTATAATCTGTGCCCGGTCGAAATGCCCTTCGGCGGCTCGAAGCAATCCGGCTTTGGCCGGGAAAATTCGGCAGCAGCCCTCAATCATTACAGCGAGTTGAAGACGGTTTACGTGGCGACCGGGAAGGTCGAAGCGCCGTATTGAAGGTGCGCTCCCCTGCTAGGGGAGTATCCAATAGATCATGTTCGTCGCCGGTCCTCTGATGACCTTAAGCGCGGGCAATTAACACCAAAAGAGATAAGCTGATGCAACAGGCAGATTTCGTCATTGTCGGTTCCGGGTCCGCTGGCTCAGCCATGGCCTATCGCCTGTCGGAAGATGGCAAGTATTCTGTCATCGTCATCGAGGCGGGCGGATCGGATTACGGACCCTTCATCCAGATGCCCGCAGCGCTCGCCTGGCCGATGAGCATGAAGCGCTACAATTGGGGTTATCTCTCCGAGCCAGAGCCGAACCTCAACAATCGTCGCATCACCGCCCCCCGGGGGAAGGTCATCGGCGGCTCGTCCTCCATCAACGGACTTGTCTATGTCCGCGGTCACGCGGAGGACTTCAACCGCTGGGAAGAACGCGGTGCGCAGGGCTGGGCCTATGCGGATGTGCTGCCTTACTTCAAGCGCATGGAACATAGCCACGGCGGTGAGCAAGGCTGGCGCGGCACGGACGGGCCGCTGCATGTACAGCGTGGTCCGGTGAAGAATCCTCTGTTCCATGCCTTCATTCAGGCAGGCGCACAGGCCGGGTTTGAACTGACAGACGACTATAACGGTTCGAAGCAGGAGGGCTTCGGCCTGATGGAGCAGACGATCC is a genomic window containing:
- a CDS encoding phosphoadenylyl-sulfate reductase — protein: MTINTPPQTISSHNATSLDATLKDLNLVERLAFVSGLGSRAVFTTSLGIEDQVITAAIGTHRLPIDVATLETGRLFAETVRLMEETEDRYGLTITRFYPEQDDIDAYAEKYGLNGFYESVEARHACCHVRKLIPLAKALDGAGFWITGLRRGQSGNRASTPFAEYDAERNLIKINPLADWDIDTIKAHVAAENIPVNPLHARGYPSIGCEPCTRAIKPGEPERAGRWWWENDEKRECGLHVAEAAQSSISPAPQN
- a CDS encoding sulfate ABC transporter substrate-binding protein; this translates as MSKFLSSLSAVALSLSVTLGAVGPALAETKLLNVSYDPTRELYKDFNEAFAKKWKADTGEDVTIQQSHGGSGKQARSVIDGLEADVVTLALQSDIDAIVKNSGKINPDWRTRLPHNSSPYTSTIVFLVRKGNPKGIHNWGDLVKGDVQIVTPNPKTSGGARWNYLAAWAWANEEFKGDQDKIKAYVGELYKRAPVLDTGARGSTVTFAQRQIGDVLLAWENEAYLAGQEFGADAFEIVVPPISILAEPPVAVVDANVDAKGTRKVAEAYLQYLYSDEGQNIAAKHFYRPSNPSVVSKDLLKQLPDIKLVTIDDPIFGGWAKAQPEHFGDGGIFDQIYKPAK
- the cysT gene encoding sulfate ABC transporter permease subunit CysT, whose protein sequence is MSNTPSQSGWKWRQSSVLPGFGLTLGYTITYLFLIILIPLGGLIWSTAQLGFSEFLAIATDSRTLNALRISFGTAFIAALVNAFFGVIIAWVLVRYRFPGRRFVDAIVDLPFALPTAVAGIALTTLYSNRGWIGSLFEPLGIKIAFTPIGIVIALIFIGLPFVVRTVQPVMEEIDRQVEEVAATLGANRFQTITRILLPGLVPAILTGFALAFARGVGEYGSVIFIAGNIPYVSEIAPLLIVIRLEEFNYAGATCIATIMLIISFAMLFVINLIQAWSRKRYGYA
- the cysW gene encoding sulfate ABC transporter permease subunit CysW — translated: MPDKAQTLPSRPFRDPASEGLPAKLALFLVVFLFLALFLVLPLVAVFVEAFRKGVESFWEAIVEPDALASIRLTLLVAAISVPLNLIFGVAAAWAIAKFEFKGKAFLITLIDLPFSISPVISGLVYVILFSSHSVLGPWLKSYGIEILFAVPGIVLATVFVTFPFVARELIPLMQDQGTGDEEAAISLGASGWQTFWYVTLPNIKWGLLYGVLLCNARAMGEFGAVSVVSGHIRGETNTMPLHVEILYNEYNIGAAFAVATLLAGLALVTLVLKTILEIRFGAGNAAGKH
- a CDS encoding sulfate/molybdate ABC transporter ATP-binding protein; its protein translation is MEVKVSGITKQFDRFPALNDVSLNIRSGELIALLGPSGSGKTTLLRLIAGLEQPTAGQIFFGDEDASHRSVQERNVGFVFQHYALFRHMTVAENIAFGLKVRPSATRPPKAEIRRRVSELLDMVHLSGLEKRYPNQLSGGQRQRVALARAVAIEPRVLLLDEPFGALDAKVRKELRRWLREFHDRTGHTTVFVTHDQEEALELADRVVVMSQGKIEQVGTADDVYDTPNSPFVFSFIGESSSLPVKIQTGQILFQQESAGLAEGGDGEGDLFFRPEDVVLTQERDALYGKVTTCRRLAGTRIAEVDIANNGHAPYHLEIEVPLDASVSVGNEVRFRPTRWQVFRK
- a CDS encoding NAD(P)H-quinone oxidoreductase; the encoded protein is MRFVDLPSFGGPEVMTFSNGPLPSPKAGELLVKVQAAGINRPDVAQRQGNYPAPKDASPILGLEVAGEVVALGEGVSDFQIGDRVCALANGGGYAEYCVVPAGQALPFPTGYDAVKAAAVPETFFTVWANLFQMAGLTEGESVLIHGGSSGIGTTAIQLAKAFGAEVYTTAGSKEKCDACEKLGAKRAINYREDDFAAVVKEVTGGKGVDVILDMIGASYFEKNIVSLAKDGCLSIIAFLGGTIAEKVDLRPIMVKRLTVTGSTMRPRTADEKRAIRDELVEQVWPLLESGKVAPVIHDVIDFDQVAEGHRLMESSSHIGKIVMRVSA
- a CDS encoding GGDEF domain-containing protein, translating into MNAEPTIIRRFASGQMISMAKLVLECAFQPIVEATTGTVFGYESLMRGYDRIGFSNPLELLDHVEADGQLVELEKMIASRALAKFSTLPDLSSATLFLNLDVRLIRYGDIILDKLLEQLAQAKIPPSSICFELSERFDNTSVPEFSTLINRMRKEGFKLAIDDFGVGHGEMKLLCDFDVDYLKIDRYFIQDVERNPRKRHMVKNIVNIAHVLGVRVIAEGIETEAEFLACREMGVDLVQGWFVSRPTTFVKELQTSFPHLQLLGETRRNRQTLDEILIRRQIEHLPTVYENDSIDSVFELFRRNPEQAFFPVLNANGEPRGVINEYHLKEYIYQPFGRDLLKNKVYERTISHFVDRAPIVGLDADADRLMNIFANMGGSACVILTENMRYVGVVSAASLIKVINEKQLKLAQEQNPLTALPGNRAISGFIEESCRDSDEDRFFCYCDFDNFKPFNDKYGFHVGDHAISLFSALMKRYFFSGDCFLGHIGGDDFFIGVRDWTKDEVTEILERLLSDFHDDVISLYSEEDRLAGQIKGFDRFGNEREFALLRCSIGVLQLPKGMLIGNPEGIGAEIANIKKAAKRSDAGLVICSHGETK
- a CDS encoding ribbon-helix-helix domain-containing protein; amino-acid sequence: MPLLTVSISPEQAAKMHEAVARGAYASSSEVVRAALKLWAETQHVEKPNLVGRNRDGEAVNVAELYALHNTHRR
- the betI gene encoding transcriptional regulator BetI; the encoded protein is MPKVGMEPLRRKALVDAALRTIGHHGSLNVTMSDIAREAGVSAALAHHYFGSKQQLLLETIRSLLRDLRRDAIAALTRASGARERLSAIVRVSFQSDQFTQETVAAWLAFYVEAQRSEETRRLLVVYTKRLRSNIMHSLGRLCPPDDAARIAEGAAALIDGLYIRHSLHAAPLGISAAGALVEDYFDVQLKRFLDNKPSTRIL
- the betB gene encoding betaine-aldehyde dehydrogenase, which codes for MKAQPKASHFIDGDYVEDDKGTLIESIYPATGEVIARLYAATPAIVERAIASAKRAQKEWAAMSPTARGRILRRAADIMRERNRELSELETLDTGKPIQETIVADPTSGADCFEFFGGIAPSALNGDYIPLGGDFAYTKRVPLGVCFGIGAWNYPQQIACWKAAPALVAGNAMVFKPSENTPLGALKIAEILIEAGLPKGLFNVIQGDRDTGPLLVNHPDIAKVSLTGSVPTGRKVAAAAAGHLKHVTMELGGKSPLIVFDDADIESAVGGAMLGNFYSSGQVCSNGTRVFVQRGAKQRFLDNLKSRTDAMIIGDPMDETTQIGPLVSKAQQEKVLAYMEKGKAEGATLVSGGGIPNNVSGQGYYVQPTVFADVKDDMTIAREEIFGPVMCVLDFDDEDEVIARANATEFGLAGGVFTADLSRAHRVVDQLEAGTLWINTYNLCPVEMPFGGSKQSGFGRENSAAALNHYSELKTVYVATGKVEAPY